A single genomic interval of Lepisosteus oculatus isolate fLepOcu1 chromosome 12, fLepOcu1.hap2, whole genome shotgun sequence harbors:
- the LOC107078819 gene encoding cytotoxic T-lymphocyte protein 4-like isoform X2, with protein sequence MLSRLFLFYLCFGHLKAFQVSQPHRQTASTNGTVTFTCSYTSPTKNFSDVQVHLMRRVHNDSLPCAKLRNDIQKSVSCLMSEKKGSVTFNIFNFTHNDTDLYVCRVHRKLPLPFVSRDGDGTLLVFPEIKTEDTKPSICLDDSLLWILVGVAAFSIIYSISVTFACLKLKVHLQAGDRPSRQKRRRGDPDANSEYMDMRKVQAGMQEPSRDRNFNSQHFHI encoded by the exons ATGCTGTCCagactttttcttttctatCTCTGCTTTGGTCACTTAAAGg cctTCCAGGTTTCACAACCCCATCGACAGACTGCAAGCACCAATGGAACTGTAACCTTTACGTGCAGCTACACAAGCCCCACAAAAAACTTTTCAGACGTACAAGTTCATTTGATGAGGAGAGTACACAATGACTCCCTACCCTGTGCCAAGTTACGCAATGATATCCAGAAAAGTGTGAGCTGCCTCATGTCTGAAAAGAAAGGCAGTGTGACTTTCAACATCTTCAATTTTACACACAACGATACCGATCTGTATGTTTGCAGAGTGCACAGAAAACTCCCACTTCCTTTTGTGAGCAGAGATGGTGATGGGACATTGTTGGTCTTTCCTG aaattaaaacagaagaCACAAAGCCTTCTATATGTTTGGATGATAGTCTTCTATGGATTTTGGTTGGAGTTGCTGCATTTTCCATTATTTACAGCATAAGTGTGACCTTTGCTTGTTTGAAGCTGAAG GTCCACTTGCAAGCTGGAGACAGACCATCGAGACAG AAAAGAAGACGAGGTGATCCAGATGCAAACAGCGAATATATGGACATGAGGAAAGTCCAAGCCGGAATGCAGGAGCCCTCAAGGGACAGGAACTTTAATTCCCAACATTTTCATATTTGA
- the LOC107078819 gene encoding cytotoxic T-lymphocyte protein 4-like isoform X1: protein MLSRLFLFYLCFGHLKAFQVSQPHRQTASTNGTVTFTCSYTSPTKNFSDVQVHLMRRVHNDSLPCAKLRNDIQKSVSCLMSEKKGSVTFNIFNFTHNDTDLYVCRVHRKLPLPFVSRDGDGTLLVFPEIKTEDTKPSICLDDSLLWILVGVAAFSIIYSISVTFACLKLKVSLDEEMDLSEAHSNGQVHLQAGDRPSRQKRRRGDPDANSEYMDMRKVQAGMQEPSRDRNFNSQHFHI from the exons ATGCTGTCCagactttttcttttctatCTCTGCTTTGGTCACTTAAAGg cctTCCAGGTTTCACAACCCCATCGACAGACTGCAAGCACCAATGGAACTGTAACCTTTACGTGCAGCTACACAAGCCCCACAAAAAACTTTTCAGACGTACAAGTTCATTTGATGAGGAGAGTACACAATGACTCCCTACCCTGTGCCAAGTTACGCAATGATATCCAGAAAAGTGTGAGCTGCCTCATGTCTGAAAAGAAAGGCAGTGTGACTTTCAACATCTTCAATTTTACACACAACGATACCGATCTGTATGTTTGCAGAGTGCACAGAAAACTCCCACTTCCTTTTGTGAGCAGAGATGGTGATGGGACATTGTTGGTCTTTCCTG aaattaaaacagaagaCACAAAGCCTTCTATATGTTTGGATGATAGTCTTCTATGGATTTTGGTTGGAGTTGCTGCATTTTCCATTATTTACAGCATAAGTGTGACCTTTGCTTGTTTGAAGCTGAAG gtttctctTGATGAAGAAATGGACCTTTCTGAGGCACACAGCAATgggcag GTCCACTTGCAAGCTGGAGACAGACCATCGAGACAG AAAAGAAGACGAGGTGATCCAGATGCAAACAGCGAATATATGGACATGAGGAAAGTCCAAGCCGGAATGCAGGAGCCCTCAAGGGACAGGAACTTTAATTCCCAACATTTTCATATTTGA